One part of the Marispirochaeta sp. genome encodes these proteins:
- the nrdD gene encoding anaerobic ribonucleoside-triphosphate reductase: MKEIIEDTMTLEQINMEIDKLKQEAEKVRGRQTEVYTRIVGYYRAVKNWNRGKREEYKHRRTFEVPEESHLNTEKSSDIRELGKKRAQNSEDRKLTDIAAYQYFYRSTCPNCPPVKAYLAELGFTGSEINVDMDEGFEMAGELAVCATPTVIFRDSSGNELFRSANLQDLVKTFTKERAVS, encoded by the coding sequence ATGAAAGAAATAATTGAAGACACCATGACCCTTGAACAGATAAATATGGAAATCGATAAACTGAAGCAGGAGGCGGAAAAGGTACGAGGCCGTCAGACCGAAGTCTACACCCGGATCGTAGGATACTACCGCGCAGTCAAGAACTGGAACCGCGGCAAGCGGGAGGAATATAAGCACCGTCGCACCTTTGAGGTCCCGGAGGAATCTCACCTGAATACTGAAAAAAGCAGTGATATCCGGGAACTCGGCAAAAAGCGGGCACAAAACAGTGAAGACAGAAAACTCACGGATATCGCTGCGTATCAGTATTTTTACCGCAGCACCTGCCCAAACTGCCCCCCTGTTAAGGCCTATCTCGCGGAACTCGGATTTACGGGCAGCGAGATTAACGTAGATATGGACGAAGGTTTTGAGATGGCGGGAGAACTCGCTGTCTGTGCTACTCCTACGGTAATCTTCCGTGATTCCAGCGGGAACGAACTTTTCCGCAGCGCGAATCTGCAGGATCTTGTAAAAACCTTCACCAAAGAACGGGCGGTGAGTTGA
- a CDS encoding ribonucleoside triphosphate reductase, producing the protein MSENNWKDFLKEHHTSSEGHPVRQVVKRDGNIEQYDRWRIASAVSRAIQAARDKEDMPLVEVLTSKVEKRLIDFMSTRHPNSAPAVEEIQDTVESVLIESGESDIAKKYIIYRARHEVMRDTKKLMVDINSTMDGYLSQSDWRVNENANVNFSLGGLILHNSGTITANYWLKNIYPDEIADAHRKADFHIHDLSMFSGYCAGWSLRQLIQEGLGGVPDKITSTPAKHLSTLIQQVVNFLGIMQNEWAGAQALSSFDTYLAPFVKIDSLCEDDVKQAIQSFIFGVNTPSRWGSQAPFTNITLDWTIPPDLADKPAIVGGKEADFSYGDCQEEMNLINKVFIELMLAGDANGRGFQYPIPTYNITREFQWDSPNADLLFDMTAKYGTPYFQNFINSDLDPADVRSMCCRLQLDKRELRKRGGGLFGSDEFTGSIGVVTINLPRIGYLSKNKGEFFRRLARMMDMAAESLTIKRKVINRLMENGLFPYTRRYLQHLNNHFSTIGICGMNECLLNFLGADITLPEGKQFALEVLDYMRDRLADYQERTGDLFNLEATPAESTSYRLAKHDKEHYPDIITGGEEEVYYTNSTQLPVEYTEDIFEALDHQDALQTRYTGGTVFHGLVGEAIDDTEACKNLVKSIASNYHLPYFTVTPTFSICPVHGYISGEHFECPRCREEERARLKEEIKRLEARKEELQSQSA; encoded by the coding sequence ATGTCCGAAAACAACTGGAAAGATTTTTTGAAAGAGCATCACACAAGCTCAGAGGGCCATCCCGTGCGACAGGTCGTCAAACGGGATGGAAACATTGAGCAGTATGACCGCTGGCGCATAGCATCGGCAGTCAGCCGGGCCATTCAGGCCGCCAGGGACAAGGAAGATATGCCCTTAGTTGAGGTCCTCACATCCAAGGTGGAAAAGCGCCTTATCGATTTTATGAGTACCCGGCATCCGAACTCAGCCCCCGCGGTGGAAGAGATTCAGGACACCGTGGAGAGTGTGCTTATCGAGTCCGGAGAAAGCGACATCGCCAAAAAGTACATTATTTACCGGGCCCGGCACGAAGTAATGCGGGACACAAAGAAACTGATGGTGGATATAAACTCCACCATGGACGGCTATTTAAGCCAGTCCGACTGGAGGGTAAATGAGAACGCCAATGTTAACTTCTCCCTGGGCGGACTGATTCTCCACAATTCCGGCACCATTACCGCCAACTACTGGCTCAAGAATATCTATCCTGACGAGATTGCCGACGCTCACCGCAAAGCAGATTTTCATATCCATGACCTTTCCATGTTTTCCGGCTACTGTGCCGGCTGGTCCCTGCGTCAGCTTATCCAGGAGGGGCTGGGAGGAGTCCCCGACAAGATTACCTCCACACCGGCAAAGCACCTGTCCACCCTGATCCAGCAGGTGGTTAATTTTCTCGGTATCATGCAGAACGAATGGGCGGGGGCCCAGGCACTTTCCAGTTTCGATACCTACCTGGCCCCCTTCGTAAAGATAGACTCCCTGTGCGAGGATGACGTCAAACAGGCGATTCAGAGTTTCATTTTCGGCGTCAACACCCCTTCCCGCTGGGGAAGCCAGGCACCCTTTACCAACATAACCCTGGACTGGACAATTCCGCCGGACCTCGCAGACAAGCCCGCCATTGTCGGCGGTAAAGAGGCAGATTTTTCCTACGGAGACTGCCAGGAAGAGATGAACCTGATCAACAAGGTTTTTATTGAACTCATGCTTGCCGGGGATGCCAACGGACGGGGATTTCAGTACCCTATTCCTACGTATAACATAACCCGGGAATTCCAATGGGACAGTCCCAACGCTGATCTGCTATTCGATATGACTGCAAAATACGGTACGCCCTATTTTCAGAACTTTATCAACTCCGACCTTGACCCTGCTGATGTACGTTCCATGTGCTGCAGGCTGCAGCTTGACAAGAGAGAACTCAGAAAACGGGGAGGCGGTCTCTTCGGCTCCGACGAGTTTACCGGTTCCATCGGGGTTGTGACCATCAATCTGCCGCGGATTGGATACCTCTCAAAGAACAAGGGAGAGTTTTTCCGCCGTCTGGCACGGATGATGGACATGGCTGCTGAGTCTTTGACAATAAAGAGGAAGGTTATTAACCGCTTAATGGAGAACGGCCTGTTCCCCTATACCCGTCGCTACCTGCAGCATTTGAATAATCATTTTTCCACCATCGGCATCTGCGGTATGAATGAATGTCTGCTAAACTTTTTAGGCGCGGATATAACCCTTCCCGAGGGTAAACAGTTCGCCCTTGAAGTGCTGGACTACATGCGTGACCGCCTGGCAGACTATCAGGAACGAACCGGTGATCTTTTTAACCTGGAAGCGACTCCGGCAGAAAGCACCAGCTACCGTCTGGCGAAACACGACAAGGAGCACTACCCCGACATTATTACCGGCGGAGAGGAAGAGGTTTACTACACCAACTCCACCCAGCTGCCGGTGGAGTATACCGAGGATATCTTTGAGGCCCTTGACCACCAGGACGCGCTTCAGACCCGCTACACCGGGGGTACTGTGTTTCATGGACTTGTCGGAGAGGCCATCGACGATACAGAGGCCTGCAAGAACCTTGTAAAAAGCATTGCCTCGAACTATCACCTTCCCTATTTTACCGTAACACCCACCTTCTCGATTTGTCCTGTTCACGGCTACATCTCCGGGGAACATTTCGAATGCCCCCGCTGCCGGGAAGAAGAACGGGCACGGCTTAAAGAGGAGATCAAACGTCTGGAAGCACGTAAAGAAGAACTTCAATCACAAAGCGCATAA
- the nrdR gene encoding transcriptional regulator NrdR, with protein sequence MRCPHCHELEDRVIESRQNASGTSIRRRRECLACGYRFTSYERIEEKPLMVIKRDGRREPFSIDKIEQGIQRSLQKRPVSQKEIEELLHAIEDEAALVSKNSREIRAEEIGEMVLKKLYELDGVAYVRFASVYRMFDNVGEFLNEIEKLTR encoded by the coding sequence ATGCGCTGTCCCCATTGTCATGAATTGGAAGACCGGGTTATTGAATCCCGGCAAAACGCCAGCGGTACCTCTATCCGCCGACGCCGGGAGTGTCTTGCCTGCGGTTACCGTTTTACCTCCTACGAGCGTATAGAGGAAAAGCCCCTGATGGTAATTAAGCGGGACGGCCGGCGGGAACCCTTCAGCATCGACAAGATCGAGCAGGGGATCCAGCGTTCATTACAGAAGCGGCCGGTCTCCCAGAAGGAGATCGAGGAGCTGCTGCATGCAATCGAAGACGAGGCAGCCCTGGTGTCAAAAAACAGCCGTGAGATCCGTGCTGAGGAGATCGGCGAAATGGTACTGAAAAAGTTATATGAACTTGACGGGGTCGCTTATGTTCGTTTTGCATCGGTGTACCGTATGTTTGACAATGTGGGCGAGTTTCTAAATGAAATAGAAAAACTCACCCGTTAA
- a CDS encoding site-specific DNA-methyltransferase — protein sequence MEKLPRLDTNNELRQQILPLCRLKKGEIWRDPEGFHRVGLGDAGDSRFICSLFEDRRIGTMLNDPPYNIALGKRPSEALSRKTVADYIDFSRRWLDTSLPLLDTDAHFYLWIGADQNDGFQPLPDIMLLLREYKELKSRCFITMRNQRGYGTQQNWMSLRQELLYYVKGKPGFTVVYTDIPKILKGYYKTVGGRKLENMERSRSDCIRPGNVWVDMQQVFYRMEENVPGAYAQKPLASAERILKTSPPPGKSVVADLFSHSGTTLLAAERLKLPCCTVDIDPVFAELSIRRLERFRTTGKTGWQWDNPFPEIDLLPTEQP from the coding sequence ATGGAAAAACTACCCCGGCTGGACACAAACAATGAATTAAGACAGCAGATCCTTCCCCTCTGCAGGTTAAAGAAAGGTGAGATATGGCGTGATCCGGAGGGGTTTCACCGGGTAGGCCTCGGGGACGCCGGGGATTCCCGCTTTATTTGCAGCCTGTTCGAGGATCGCAGAATCGGGACCATGCTGAACGATCCGCCCTACAACATTGCACTTGGAAAACGTCCGTCAGAGGCCCTCTCCCGGAAAACAGTGGCGGATTATATCGATTTTTCACGCCGCTGGCTTGATACCAGTCTGCCCCTTCTGGACACTGATGCGCATTTCTACCTCTGGATCGGGGCAGACCAGAATGACGGATTTCAGCCCCTGCCGGATATTATGCTCCTGCTGCGGGAATACAAGGAACTGAAATCCCGATGTTTTATTACGATGCGGAACCAGCGGGGATACGGAACCCAGCAGAACTGGATGAGCCTGCGGCAGGAGCTTCTTTATTATGTTAAAGGCAAACCCGGGTTTACCGTCGTCTACACGGATATTCCCAAGATACTGAAAGGCTACTATAAAACCGTGGGCGGCCGTAAACTTGAAAACATGGAACGCAGCAGAAGCGACTGCATTCGTCCAGGAAATGTCTGGGTGGATATGCAGCAGGTTTTCTACAGGATGGAGGAAAACGTACCCGGAGCCTACGCCCAAAAACCCCTTGCCTCGGCTGAGCGCATACTCAAGACCTCTCCGCCTCCGGGAAAATCCGTTGTCGCCGATCTTTTCAGCCATTCGGGAACAACACTGCTGGCCGCCGAAAGGCTGAAGCTTCCCTGCTGCACCGTGGATATCGACCCTGTTTTTGCAGAGCTCAGTATTCGGCGTCTTGAACGTTTTCGTACAACTGGAAAAACAGGCTGGCAGTGGGATAACCCCTTTCCGGAGATCGATCTTCTTCCCACTGAACAACCGTAA
- a CDS encoding DEAD/DEAH box helicase yields the protein MKKQFSDPSLQNFSSLIAEWFTQRFGSPTHSQKLVWPHAFKQENLLLSSPTGTGKTLAAFLTAIDSLIRGVWKSGELSVLYISPLKALNRDVRINLEEPLNELRQLARDKRIDFPHIRIETRSGDTDSYRRRRMLDKPPEILITTPESLNILLATQRGRSVFSSLRCVIIDEIHALAGNKRGTQLISALERLAVLSQGRPEFQRIALSATLAEPEKIAAFAAGFNDDGTSRNIHVLQSLDRKALELRIDSIPSPLQESGERNDTPWKRLADRLKPELLGCGSSLIFVNSRRLAEKMAFLLNRDEEQPIAYAHHGSLSREIRGLVEERLKTGKLHCIVATNSLELGIDIGELDRIILVQTPLSLSSAVQKIGRAGHSVGGVSKGKVFCSHGRDLLSAVSLARGIERGIIERILPPKNCLDVLAQIITGEALAGLNNPEEIYTVLKRSYPYHTLSREDYYGVVEMLRGYYRGIRIRQLPKRIRLTEDGIEVLPSGRTALFSSGGTIPDRGYYTLKQTDTGTPIGELDEEFVWERRIGDVFAFGTQQWRITGITPRTVEVRHSSSASNSTTFYRAEPVYKEYDAQKITGEILEDYFSHRMLPSSMATRFNLSHEAAEDLAAWLAQLAIPGITPHARRIVAEYTRGVRGAESPYLLFIHTLWGGRCNAPLTLALEELLQEGDIPVSVSWDNDSILIVSPQPLKRGLLFRCEATEIIPLIETGLAKSGIFGARFREAAARSLMIAKEGYGQRTPLWLSRLRAKRLLASVADKPRFPLIQEASRECLDELFDIPLLISLLRAVKDGAIEYVEVDTSKPSPLCSGSFWEQINARIYSDDTPDSPVKSRGEWAARIAAGEVLRPRIDDRIVKEFTERLRRLAPGYRPESTADLEEVLRERQIIPAPELEDFVAGLEDPPLKNPPWELVGESLVWAVHRERKTQLHPFLEQTDSMLYANTVNDTAEEAGFREIFLAWFYYEGPCYAEELLRCSPFNSTLVRELLEEEIAEGAGAVIGEGSLVHDYITQSATGPQIIHRESYELLLSFSRARGKSSAGKTVPLSRYYELLALHQGVDSEQGIDEILAAMEGFALSPELWENAVFPRRVADYSRQKLDDILQDREIFWIGDRLKRASFFQRENADLIPSVPSDVQPLLPRAGGFTFWEIAERAGNSPQETVQRLWREVWDGRISCDSWSTLISAAKSGFRSPRMPDQDGGGRAAYSRWRSRLPLKGNWFSIPRAETERDEIEKLESSKDTVRILFNRYPVLFREGLHREEHPFRWKDIFAALRLMEFSGEVISGTFVAEVPGIQFTLPDYCPRFAELLRSPEKPVILHVNDPASPAGVSLDALKERIPSRRGDRWAVYQKGQAVLVYAQKSGQLEVSDTSNLSEYGKQLFDFLRRLPFCPGKIVVSSINGVPVHSSELKDTLISLGFVSGYKDISLYSSRSD from the coding sequence GTGAAGAAACAATTCTCCGACCCCTCACTGCAGAACTTTTCTTCACTGATAGCCGAATGGTTTACGCAGCGTTTTGGCTCCCCCACACACTCACAGAAACTGGTCTGGCCACATGCCTTCAAACAGGAAAACCTGTTATTAAGCTCTCCAACTGGTACCGGAAAAACATTGGCGGCCTTTTTAACGGCAATCGATTCCCTGATCCGGGGGGTCTGGAAAAGTGGTGAACTCTCGGTGCTGTACATATCTCCTTTAAAGGCTCTTAACCGCGACGTTCGAATCAACCTGGAAGAGCCCCTGAATGAACTGCGCCAATTAGCCCGGGACAAGAGGATTGATTTTCCTCACATAAGGATTGAGACCCGCAGCGGGGATACGGACAGTTACCGGCGGCGGCGGATGCTGGATAAACCGCCGGAGATTCTGATAACCACTCCTGAAAGCCTGAACATTCTCCTTGCAACTCAACGGGGACGTTCGGTTTTTTCCTCCCTTCGCTGTGTAATTATCGATGAAATCCACGCACTGGCCGGTAATAAACGGGGAACCCAGCTTATCAGTGCGCTGGAGCGGCTTGCTGTGCTGAGCCAGGGCAGGCCTGAGTTTCAGAGAATTGCCCTGTCGGCCACCCTCGCGGAACCGGAGAAAATCGCCGCCTTTGCAGCCGGATTTAATGACGACGGAACATCACGGAATATTCACGTTCTGCAATCCCTGGACCGCAAGGCACTGGAACTCAGGATAGATTCAATCCCGTCGCCCCTCCAGGAGAGCGGGGAAAGAAACGATACGCCCTGGAAACGCCTGGCGGACCGGCTGAAACCGGAACTCCTGGGCTGTGGTTCGAGCCTGATTTTCGTTAACTCCCGGCGCCTGGCCGAGAAGATGGCCTTTCTCCTGAACCGGGACGAAGAACAGCCGATTGCGTACGCCCATCACGGGTCCCTCTCCCGGGAAATTCGCGGTCTGGTAGAGGAGCGCCTTAAGACTGGTAAACTCCATTGCATTGTTGCCACCAATTCCCTGGAGCTTGGAATAGACATCGGCGAACTTGACCGCATAATCCTTGTCCAGACTCCCCTGTCCCTTTCATCGGCTGTACAGAAGATCGGCCGCGCCGGCCACTCAGTCGGCGGTGTCAGCAAAGGAAAAGTCTTCTGCAGTCATGGAAGAGATCTTTTAAGTGCCGTCAGCCTCGCCAGGGGCATTGAACGCGGGATTATAGAACGGATTCTGCCTCCGAAAAACTGCCTGGATGTGCTTGCCCAGATTATTACTGGTGAGGCTCTGGCAGGTCTGAACAATCCGGAGGAGATCTATACAGTTTTAAAAAGAAGCTATCCTTATCATACGCTTTCCCGGGAGGATTATTACGGGGTTGTGGAGATGCTGCGCGGATATTACCGCGGAATTCGCATAAGACAGCTGCCCAAAAGAATCAGGCTGACAGAGGATGGAATCGAGGTCCTGCCTTCCGGCAGAACCGCCCTTTTCTCCTCCGGAGGTACCATTCCGGACCGGGGATACTATACCCTTAAGCAGACGGACACGGGAACTCCGATTGGTGAGCTTGACGAGGAGTTTGTCTGGGAACGCCGTATCGGAGATGTCTTTGCCTTTGGCACACAGCAATGGCGCATTACCGGAATCACACCCCGTACAGTTGAGGTCCGCCATAGCTCCTCGGCCAGTAATTCTACAACCTTTTACCGGGCTGAGCCTGTATATAAGGAGTATGACGCCCAGAAAATTACCGGTGAAATCCTTGAAGATTATTTCTCTCACCGAATGCTTCCCTCTTCAATGGCCACCCGCTTTAACCTTAGCCACGAAGCCGCAGAAGATCTTGCTGCCTGGCTTGCACAGCTGGCAATACCGGGGATTACTCCCCATGCCCGCAGGATTGTTGCCGAGTATACCCGGGGCGTACGGGGCGCAGAATCTCCATACCTGCTTTTTATTCATACCCTGTGGGGCGGCCGCTGCAATGCTCCTTTGACCCTCGCGCTGGAAGAGCTGCTGCAAGAAGGGGACATCCCTGTCAGTGTCAGCTGGGATAACGATTCGATTCTTATAGTCTCCCCTCAGCCGCTGAAACGGGGGCTGCTTTTCCGCTGTGAAGCCACTGAAATTATCCCTTTAATTGAGACGGGCCTCGCTAAAAGCGGCATCTTCGGTGCCCGCTTCAGGGAAGCTGCCGCGCGCAGCCTGATGATTGCAAAGGAAGGTTACGGCCAGCGAACACCCCTGTGGCTCAGCCGGCTGCGGGCAAAGCGACTGTTAGCGTCGGTAGCTGATAAACCTCGTTTTCCTCTTATACAGGAAGCATCCAGGGAATGTCTGGATGAGTTGTTCGATATCCCCCTGCTTATCTCGCTGCTCAGGGCCGTCAAAGATGGAGCGATTGAGTACGTGGAGGTCGATACCTCAAAGCCGTCTCCCCTCTGTTCCGGTTCCTTTTGGGAACAGATAAATGCCCGGATCTACAGCGATGATACCCCGGACAGTCCGGTAAAGTCCCGGGGTGAATGGGCGGCCAGAATCGCAGCAGGAGAAGTCTTGCGCCCTCGTATAGACGACCGGATTGTAAAAGAGTTCACAGAACGGCTGCGGCGCCTGGCCCCCGGATATCGGCCGGAAAGCACTGCGGACCTTGAGGAAGTACTACGGGAGCGTCAAATAATACCGGCCCCGGAACTTGAGGACTTTGTTGCCGGTCTTGAAGATCCCCCGTTAAAGAATCCCCCCTGGGAATTGGTGGGTGAATCCCTTGTCTGGGCAGTGCACCGGGAGAGAAAAACGCAGCTGCATCCTTTTCTTGAACAGACGGACAGCATGCTTTATGCGAATACTGTCAATGATACGGCTGAAGAAGCGGGTTTTCGGGAGATCTTTCTTGCATGGTTCTACTATGAAGGCCCCTGTTACGCCGAAGAATTGTTGCGGTGCTCCCCTTTTAACTCGACGCTGGTACGGGAGCTTTTAGAAGAAGAGATTGCTGAAGGTGCAGGTGCCGTTATAGGTGAAGGGAGTCTGGTGCATGATTATATTACTCAAAGCGCGACAGGTCCTCAGATTATCCACCGGGAATCCTATGAGCTCCTGCTGAGTTTTTCCAGGGCCCGGGGAAAAAGCTCAGCAGGAAAGACTGTACCACTGAGCAGGTATTATGAACTCCTTGCCCTGCACCAGGGTGTTGATTCGGAACAGGGTATTGATGAAATACTCGCTGCCATGGAAGGTTTCGCTCTTTCTCCTGAACTCTGGGAAAACGCGGTATTTCCCAGGCGGGTTGCTGATTACTCCCGGCAGAAGCTGGACGATATTTTGCAGGACCGGGAGATCTTCTGGATTGGCGACCGCTTAAAGCGGGCATCCTTTTTTCAACGGGAGAACGCCGATCTGATTCCTTCCGTTCCATCCGACGTGCAGCCGCTTCTTCCCCGGGCGGGCGGTTTCACTTTCTGGGAGATTGCCGAAAGAGCGGGCAACTCACCACAGGAGACGGTCCAGCGCCTCTGGCGGGAGGTATGGGATGGGAGAATCAGCTGCGACAGCTGGAGCACACTTATCAGCGCAGCAAAATCCGGATTCCGTTCGCCCCGCATGCCGGACCAGGACGGGGGCGGACGGGCCGCATACTCCCGCTGGCGTTCCCGACTGCCCTTAAAAGGCAACTGGTTTTCGATACCACGGGCAGAGACAGAGAGGGACGAAATAGAGAAACTCGAAAGTTCCAAGGATACCGTACGCATTCTCTTTAATCGTTATCCGGTTCTTTTTCGTGAAGGGCTGCACCGGGAGGAGCATCCCTTCCGCTGGAAGGACATTTTTGCGGCTCTGAGGCTGATGGAGTTCTCCGGAGAAGTAATCAGCGGTACTTTCGTTGCAGAGGTACCGGGAATTCAGTTTACTCTGCCCGATTATTGTCCCCGCTTCGCTGAACTTCTCCGCAGCCCGGAAAAACCGGTGATTCTGCATGTGAACGATCCCGCATCACCTGCAGGTGTATCCCTGGATGCACTGAAAGAACGCATCCCCTCCCGACGGGGAGACCGCTGGGCGGTTTACCAGAAAGGCCAGGCTGTTCTTGTCTACGCACAGAAATCCGGGCAGCTGGAGGTTTCTGATACGAGCAATTTGTCTGAGTATGGTAAGCAGCTTTTTGATTTCCTGCGAAGATTGCCGTTCTGCCCGGGGAAGATTGTCGTCAGCAGCATCAATGGTGTTCCGGTTCATTCTTCTGAACTGAAAGACACCCTTATCTCCCTGGGTTTCGTCTCCGGCTATAAGGACATCAGCCTCTATTCATCCCGTTCCGACTGA
- a CDS encoding energy-coupling factor transporter transmembrane protein EcfT, with amino-acid sequence MEMILGYRHGNSLLHRYDPRLKLIMLLAAVMAVNKAAGAELAFQGFVLSSMLLVFLSPQRDSFRQIVSAIRFVLVLLVFSLAAGGISASAGLLPLSARLYTWVILGFLYTGTTSSSEIRATFFQFTCWIPGFPASYFALMISITLSSLPRFNTALKTGTEALVSRGGVPWYRPIRRLRAVSIPLLLRTVKQASQISDALAARGFNGNRVFRVGKLPLKQIAFTAAFIAAYPWLAEFFACTFNRFSGILLLR; translated from the coding sequence ATGGAGATGATCTTGGGTTACCGCCATGGGAACTCCCTTCTGCACCGTTACGACCCCCGGCTGAAGCTTATTATGCTTCTGGCTGCAGTCATGGCTGTGAACAAGGCGGCGGGTGCAGAACTGGCTTTTCAGGGCTTTGTGCTTTCAAGCATGTTATTGGTTTTTCTTTCACCGCAGCGGGACTCTTTCCGGCAAATCGTATCTGCCATCCGGTTTGTCCTGGTGCTGCTTGTCTTTTCCCTGGCTGCGGGAGGTATATCGGCTTCCGCAGGCTTGCTTCCCCTTTCGGCCCGCCTCTATACCTGGGTTATACTCGGTTTTCTCTATACAGGGACCACCAGCAGCTCGGAAATACGGGCTACCTTCTTCCAGTTTACCTGCTGGATTCCCGGTTTTCCGGCGTCGTATTTTGCTTTAATGATATCCATTACCCTGAGTTCTCTACCCCGCTTTAATACAGCCTTGAAAACCGGAACGGAAGCCCTGGTTTCACGGGGCGGAGTACCGTGGTACCGTCCCATCAGACGGCTGCGTGCTGTTTCTATTCCTCTGCTTCTGCGCACTGTAAAGCAGGCCTCCCAGATAAGTGACGCCCTGGCCGCACGAGGTTTCAATGGGAACAGGGTATTCCGTGTTGGAAAGCTGCCGTTGAAGCAGATTGCCTTTACTGCGGCTTTTATTGCAGCATACCCCTGGTTAGCAGAGTTTTTTGCATGTACCTTCAACCGCTTCTCGGGTATACTCCTTTTAAGATGA
- a CDS encoding ABC transporter ATP-binding protein, with translation MDQPILRFRDVGYRFSDGFWGIRRVNLDLHRGELLLLAGPNGAGKTLLMRHANGLARPTEGEVLYCGENPGKAAGKIRYRIGLVFQHPEEQIIEDSVAAEIAFGPENLGIRGDKLKSLVESNLELFGLTKLADRHPMSLSGGERRRLALASVLAMEPEILLLDEPFMELDYPGVQSLLSILLQLHAEGQGICIITHDVGKVLAHGDRVALMKNGTVSVSGKPAEIVDQLEEHGVRNPCRGDIPLEQATWR, from the coding sequence ATGGACCAGCCAATTCTTCGTTTCAGAGATGTGGGGTATCGTTTTTCTGACGGGTTCTGGGGCATTCGGCGGGTTAATCTGGATCTGCACCGGGGAGAACTGTTGCTCCTGGCAGGTCCGAACGGTGCGGGTAAAACCCTTTTAATGCGCCATGCAAACGGACTTGCCCGGCCGACGGAGGGAGAAGTCCTCTATTGCGGGGAAAATCCTGGTAAAGCGGCTGGAAAAATCAGGTACCGCATAGGACTTGTTTTTCAGCATCCTGAAGAACAGATCATCGAAGACAGTGTGGCAGCGGAGATTGCCTTTGGACCGGAAAACCTTGGAATACGGGGGGATAAGTTAAAGAGTCTGGTTGAATCCAACCTGGAGCTTTTCGGACTCACAAAGCTGGCCGATCGCCATCCCATGAGCCTTTCCGGCGGCGAACGCAGACGCCTGGCCCTTGCATCCGTACTGGCAATGGAACCGGAGATCCTGCTTCTGGATGAGCCCTTTATGGAACTCGATTATCCTGGAGTCCAGTCCTTGCTGTCGATTCTGCTGCAACTTCATGCAGAAGGACAGGGAATCTGCATAATTACTCACGATGTTGGAAAAGTACTGGCCCATGGAGACAGAGTTGCCCTGATGAAGAATGGGACTGTAAGCGTAAGCGGTAAACCGGCAGAGATAGTCGATCAATTGGAAGAACATGGAGTTCGTAACCCCTGCCGGGGGGATATTCCCCTGGAGCAGGCAACATGGAGATGA
- a CDS encoding biotin transporter BioY → MNQIYLTRAVHAAVFAALIILGTFIRVPIGPVPIVMANFFVILAGLFLGPLWGTVSILLYLLLGAIGLPVFSAGGGVAVFAGPTGGYLLGYPVGALVAGAISRKNCKKLSLLITAAAAGISAVYLTGVPWLMWRVSAATGESVSLVRGLSTGLLPFLPGDILKLTAAAFVARSLNRLSSGSVKE, encoded by the coding sequence ATGAACCAGATTTACTTGACGCGGGCTGTACACGCTGCTGTTTTTGCCGCCCTTATTATCCTGGGAACCTTTATTCGGGTGCCTATCGGCCCGGTTCCGATTGTAATGGCAAACTTTTTTGTGATTCTTGCCGGACTTTTTCTTGGCCCTCTATGGGGGACTGTTTCCATACTCCTGTATCTGCTGCTTGGTGCCATCGGATTACCTGTTTTCAGCGCAGGCGGTGGAGTGGCGGTCTTCGCAGGACCAACCGGGGGGTACCTTTTGGGGTATCCTGTCGGCGCTCTGGTAGCCGGTGCAATAAGCAGGAAGAATTGTAAAAAACTTTCGCTTCTGATAACCGCTGCCGCTGCGGGAATAAGCGCAGTCTACCTGACTGGGGTACCCTGGCTTATGTGGCGGGTATCTGCTGCAACAGGAGAGAGCGTTTCGCTGGTCCGTGGACTGAGTACCGGGTTGCTACCCTTTTTACCCGGGGATATTCTCAAACTGACGGCGGCAGCATTCGTGGCCCGCTCCTTAAACAGACTTTCTTCCGGTTCGGTGAAGGAGTAA